One genomic region from Falco rusticolus isolate bFalRus1 chromosome 19, bFalRus1.pri, whole genome shotgun sequence encodes:
- the CFAP45 gene encoding cilia- and flagella-associated protein 45, translated as MVSTASSGAPGPAPLPRRAPSQPRRRDGTLRERQSLQQPCFSSPVVILQDVQTAPKVSPTGGHKPETTRLITKDLIRDLIIPAEKPVASLIIGQEDFQRIKAAARVLTTEQREAKLAALKAEKEAVLEAVSARKSAAKQKAILQQQTGKPSELEEAARERAQHLLQRASRMRMEQEDEIKEFNELILGAKCHMIRDTQILEKQLITKELEEEDKRLAKMMEVERKKADEMQEELERKRKQELVRGRQELVKQMEQNAEERALRAKQREQEAQQLLEYLEKLKTEDLQDLERRQEQQKKIQAEIKRINDENQRCKEEQRELERMADKRVLEYQRQKMEREAEVEAEQERIRWEKEKEMAQLRAMHERARDHQAEQDALRAKRSQEAAEREWRRKEKEVAQRRAEMNQMLKQSRLEQIAQREHSMAMHVQRDRHEFEKFLRAQKEQMEKEKAEEARRAGLQLAYASDIQRQMRERQQQLAQERVAAFEECQRLEEEAHQRSQRITQFKQQKMRELRASGIPEKYCAQVERRALSRASAAPGQAQSHKEQSSCSPAT; from the exons CGGGACGGGACGCTCAGGGAGCGCCAG AGCCTGCAGCAGCCGTGCTTCAGCAGCCCTGTTGTGATCCTTCAGGATGTGCAGACTGCCCCAAAAGTGTCACCCACTGGTGGGCACAAGCCCGAGACCACCCGTCTCATCACCAAGGACTTAATCCGTGACCTCAT catccctgcagagaAGCCAGTAGCATCCCTTATTATCGGTCAGGAGGATTTCCAGCGCATTAAAGCAGCAGCTCGAGTCCTGACCACGGAGCAGCGTGAGGCCAAGCTGGCAGCCCTCAAAGCGGAGAAGGAAGCCGTTCTC GAGGCGGTGAGCGCACGCAAAAGTGCGGCGAAGCAGAAGgccatcctgcagcagcagacaggGAAGCCGAGTGAGCTGGAGGAAGCAGCACGGGAGCGGgcccagcacctgctgcagcGGGCAAGCAGGATGCGCATGGAGCAGGAAGATGAGATCAAGGAGTTCAATGAG ctgATCCTTGGTGCCAAGTGCCACATGATCCGTGACACGCAGATCCTCGAGAAGCAGCTCATCACaaaagagctggaggaagaagacaAGCGCCTGGCCAAGATGATGGaggtggagaggaaaaaggctGATGAGATGCAGGAGGAACTGGAGCGCAAGAGGAAGCAGGAGCTGGTCAG agggaggcaggagcttGTGAAACAGATGGAGCAGAATGCAGAGGAGCGGGCTCTGAGAGCCAAGCAACGGGAGCAggaggcacagcagctgctggagtaCCTGGAGAAGCTGAAGACGGAGGACCTGCAG GACTTGGAGCGAAGACAGGAGCAACAGAAGAAGATCCAGGCTGAGATTAAACGCATCAACGATGAGAACCAGAGATGCAAGGAGGAGCAGCGGGAGCTGGAGAGGATGGCAGACAAGCGGGTGCTCGAGTACCAGAGGCAGAAAATG GAGCGTGAGGCTGAGGTTGAAGCTGAGCAGGAGAGGATCCGttgggagaaggagaaggagatggCACAATTGAGAGCCATGCACGAGAGGGCCCGGGACCATCAGGCAGAGCAG GACGCACTGAGGGCCAAGCGCAGCCAAGAGGCTGCTGAGCGAGAGTGGCGGCgcaaggagaaggaggtggcACAGAGAAGGGCTGAGATGAACCAGATGCTGAAGCAGAGCCGCCTGGAGCAGATTGCCCAGCGGGAGCACAGCATGGCCATGCACGTGCAGCGGGACCGCCACGAGTTTGAGAAGTTCCTCAG GGCCCAGAAGGAGCAGAtggagaaggagaaggcagaggaagCACGGAGGGCAGGTCTGCAGCTTGCCTATGCTAGTGATATCCAGCGCCAGATGCGGGAGcgtcagcagcagctggcacaggagcGGGTGGCTGCCTTTGAGGAGTGCCAGCGGCTTGAGGAGGAGGCCCACCAGCGCAGCCAGCGTATCACCCAGTTCAAGCAGCAGAAGATGCGGGAGCTCAG agCCTCTGGCATCCCTGAGAAGTACTGCGCCCAGGTGGAGCGAAGGGCCCTGAGCCGAGCAAGCgcagcccctggccaggctCAGTCCCACAAGGAGCAGAGCTCATGTTCCCCAGCAACTTAG
- the VSIG8 gene encoding V-set and immunoglobulin domain-containing protein 8 isoform X3 produces the protein MAGHGASLLLLLGLMPALLLAVRINSKGREVLYLAKGDSVKLGCPYVLEPEDNGPQGVGIEWIQITPERTGPENVFLSYQDHHVNYGSGSGLQDRVAFVQNDPSQYDASIRLADLQVSDTGTYQCRVKKNTVAVHEVIVTVQEKPVTPQCWTEGELIEGSSILLRCYSRGGTSPLAYQWAKLADGYGGGRLPSGTIQGRAPGDLLIRSLSEVHAGIYQCRVTNRVGYSVCQLNLSPSPSCAPAAGGRQAGIIVGSILGSLLLLSLLGLLIWALICRYRRKECQRTCSDCRSSTGGTMTRACNVCTHHSYSPHGISYMQCQHSDGDERAAALMCNEGMRHQVTCPAL, from the exons ATGGCAGGGCACGGCgccagcctgctcctgctcctgggtCTCATGCCAG ctctgctcctggccGTCAGGATCAACAGCAAGGGCCGGGAGGTGCTGTACCTGGCCAAGGGCGACTCAGTGAAACTGGGCTGCCCCTATGTCCTCGAGCCTGAAGACAACGGTCCCCAGGGTGTGGGCATCGAGTGGATCCAGATCACACCCGAGCGGACTGGCCCCGAGAATGTG TTCCTGTCCTACCAGGACCACCACGTCAACTACGGCAGTGGCTCGGGGCTCCAGGACCGGGTGGCTTTTGTGCAAAATGACCCCAGCCAGTACGACGCCTCCATCCGCCTGGCTGACCTGCAGGTCTCCGACACTGGCACCTACCAGTGCCGGGTGAAGAAAAACACCGTGGCTGTGCACGAGGTCATCGTCACTGTGCAAG agaAGCCAGTCACCCCACAGTGCTGGACCGAGGGGGAGCTGATAGAAGggagcagcatcctgctgcGGTGCTACAGCCGGGGGGGCACCTCCCCGCTTGCCTACCAGTGGGCCAAGCTGGCTGATGGCTACGGCGGGGGACGCCTGCCCTCAGGCACCATCCAAG GACGAGCTCCTGGCGACCTGTTAATCCGCAGCCTGTCGGAGGTGCATGCCGGCATCTACCAGTGCCGCGTCACCAACCGTGTGGGCTACTCTGTGTGCCAGCTCAACCTCAGCCCTTCACCAA GCTGTGCTCCCGcggcaggaggaaggcaggcaggcatcaTCGTGGGCTCCATCCTGGgttccctcctgctcctcagccTGCTTGGGCTCCTCATCTGGGCGCTGATCTGCCGCTACCGTCGGAAGGAGTGCCAGCGGACCTGCAGTGACTGCAG gagcagcacaggtgGCACCATGACCCGCGCCTGCAACGTCTGCACTCACCACAGCTACTCGCCCCATGGCATCAGCTACATGCAGTGCCAGCACAGCGACGGTGATGAGCGGGCGGCCGCTCTCATGTGCAATGAAGGCATGCGGCACCAAGTCACCTGCCCAGCATTGTAA
- the VSIG8 gene encoding V-set and immunoglobulin domain-containing protein 8 isoform X1: MPSPCGCLILTDRSLPYSCSPQAGCCQVWGQGALGHRFGVPVCSLAGAMGAVLSPALLLAVRINSKGREVLYLAKGDSVKLGCPYVLEPEDNGPQGVGIEWIQITPERTGPENVFLSYQDHHVNYGSGSGLQDRVAFVQNDPSQYDASIRLADLQVSDTGTYQCRVKKNTVAVHEVIVTVQEKPVTPQCWTEGELIEGSSILLRCYSRGGTSPLAYQWAKLADGYGGGRLPSGTIQGRAPGDLLIRSLSEVHAGIYQCRVTNRVGYSVCQLNLSPSPSCAPAAGGRQAGIIVGSILGSLLLLSLLGLLIWALICRYRRKECQRTCSDCRSSTGGTMTRACNVCTHHSYSPHGISYMQCQHSDGDERAAALMCNEGMRHQVTCPAL, translated from the exons ATGCCCAGCCCCTGTGGGTGCCTGATCCTGACAGACAGGTCCCTGCCCTATTCCTGCTCCCCACAGGCTGGGTGCTGTCAGGTGTGGGGTCAGGGTGCACTGGGGCACAGGTTTGGGGTGCCTGTGTGCTCCCTAGCTGGTGCAATGGGTGCTGttctctccccagctctgctcctggccGTCAGGATCAACAGCAAGGGCCGGGAGGTGCTGTACCTGGCCAAGGGCGACTCAGTGAAACTGGGCTGCCCCTATGTCCTCGAGCCTGAAGACAACGGTCCCCAGGGTGTGGGCATCGAGTGGATCCAGATCACACCCGAGCGGACTGGCCCCGAGAATGTG TTCCTGTCCTACCAGGACCACCACGTCAACTACGGCAGTGGCTCGGGGCTCCAGGACCGGGTGGCTTTTGTGCAAAATGACCCCAGCCAGTACGACGCCTCCATCCGCCTGGCTGACCTGCAGGTCTCCGACACTGGCACCTACCAGTGCCGGGTGAAGAAAAACACCGTGGCTGTGCACGAGGTCATCGTCACTGTGCAAG agaAGCCAGTCACCCCACAGTGCTGGACCGAGGGGGAGCTGATAGAAGggagcagcatcctgctgcGGTGCTACAGCCGGGGGGGCACCTCCCCGCTTGCCTACCAGTGGGCCAAGCTGGCTGATGGCTACGGCGGGGGACGCCTGCCCTCAGGCACCATCCAAG GACGAGCTCCTGGCGACCTGTTAATCCGCAGCCTGTCGGAGGTGCATGCCGGCATCTACCAGTGCCGCGTCACCAACCGTGTGGGCTACTCTGTGTGCCAGCTCAACCTCAGCCCTTCACCAA GCTGTGCTCCCGcggcaggaggaaggcaggcaggcatcaTCGTGGGCTCCATCCTGGgttccctcctgctcctcagccTGCTTGGGCTCCTCATCTGGGCGCTGATCTGCCGCTACCGTCGGAAGGAGTGCCAGCGGACCTGCAGTGACTGCAG gagcagcacaggtgGCACCATGACCCGCGCCTGCAACGTCTGCACTCACCACAGCTACTCGCCCCATGGCATCAGCTACATGCAGTGCCAGCACAGCGACGGTGATGAGCGGGCGGCCGCTCTCATGTGCAATGAAGGCATGCGGCACCAAGTCACCTGCCCAGCATTGTAA
- the VSIG8 gene encoding V-set and immunoglobulin domain-containing protein 8 isoform X2 gives MPSPCGCLILTDRSLPYSCSPQAGCCQVWGQGALGHRFGVPVCSLAGAMGAVLSPALLLAVRINSKGREVLYLAKGDSVKLGCPYVLEPEDNGPQGVGIEWIQITPERTGPENVFLSYQDHHVNYGSGSGLQDRVAFVQNDPSQYDASIRLADLQVSDTGTYQCRVKKNTVAVHEVIVTVQEKPVTPQCWTEGELIEGSSILLRCYSRGGTSPLAYQWAKLADGYGGGRLPSGTIQGRAPGDLLIRSLSEVHAGIYQCRVTNRVGYSVCQLNLSPSPRGRQAGIIVGSILGSLLLLSLLGLLIWALICRYRRKECQRTCSDCRSSTGGTMTRACNVCTHHSYSPHGISYMQCQHSDGDERAAALMCNEGMRHQVTCPAL, from the exons ATGCCCAGCCCCTGTGGGTGCCTGATCCTGACAGACAGGTCCCTGCCCTATTCCTGCTCCCCACAGGCTGGGTGCTGTCAGGTGTGGGGTCAGGGTGCACTGGGGCACAGGTTTGGGGTGCCTGTGTGCTCCCTAGCTGGTGCAATGGGTGCTGttctctccccagctctgctcctggccGTCAGGATCAACAGCAAGGGCCGGGAGGTGCTGTACCTGGCCAAGGGCGACTCAGTGAAACTGGGCTGCCCCTATGTCCTCGAGCCTGAAGACAACGGTCCCCAGGGTGTGGGCATCGAGTGGATCCAGATCACACCCGAGCGGACTGGCCCCGAGAATGTG TTCCTGTCCTACCAGGACCACCACGTCAACTACGGCAGTGGCTCGGGGCTCCAGGACCGGGTGGCTTTTGTGCAAAATGACCCCAGCCAGTACGACGCCTCCATCCGCCTGGCTGACCTGCAGGTCTCCGACACTGGCACCTACCAGTGCCGGGTGAAGAAAAACACCGTGGCTGTGCACGAGGTCATCGTCACTGTGCAAG agaAGCCAGTCACCCCACAGTGCTGGACCGAGGGGGAGCTGATAGAAGggagcagcatcctgctgcGGTGCTACAGCCGGGGGGGCACCTCCCCGCTTGCCTACCAGTGGGCCAAGCTGGCTGATGGCTACGGCGGGGGACGCCTGCCCTCAGGCACCATCCAAG GACGAGCTCCTGGCGACCTGTTAATCCGCAGCCTGTCGGAGGTGCATGCCGGCATCTACCAGTGCCGCGTCACCAACCGTGTGGGCTACTCTGTGTGCCAGCTCAACCTCAGCCCTTCACCAA gaggaaggcaggcaggcatcaTCGTGGGCTCCATCCTGGgttccctcctgctcctcagccTGCTTGGGCTCCTCATCTGGGCGCTGATCTGCCGCTACCGTCGGAAGGAGTGCCAGCGGACCTGCAGTGACTGCAG gagcagcacaggtgGCACCATGACCCGCGCCTGCAACGTCTGCACTCACCACAGCTACTCGCCCCATGGCATCAGCTACATGCAGTGCCAGCACAGCGACGGTGATGAGCGGGCGGCCGCTCTCATGTGCAATGAAGGCATGCGGCACCAAGTCACCTGCCCAGCATTGTAA